From Thermodesulfobacteriota bacterium, the proteins below share one genomic window:
- a CDS encoding polyprenyl synthetase family protein: MDLKTYIAERRALVDQALDRCLPKEEGPAGEVMRAMRYSVFAGGKRVRPILCLAACEAMGGDIEQALPVACALECIHTYSLIHDDLPAMDDDDYRRGAPTCHKVFGEAMAILAGDGLLTFAFQLLSGVSHNAGRRKSNPLEVTQVIARAAGVHGMVGGQVVDMASEGKDADAGTVRYIHTHKTAALIAGSIRAGALIAGGRRNKIKALGRYGEAMGLAFQVVDDILDIEGDPKEMGKATGSDIRKKKATYPSVYGLEESRGIASRLVEEAIDSLRGFGAEAEPLRAIAHYILDRKK; the protein is encoded by the coding sequence GTGGATTTAAAGACCTATATTGCTGAGCGCAGGGCGTTGGTTGACCAGGCCCTGGACAGGTGCCTGCCGAAGGAAGAAGGTCCGGCCGGGGAGGTTATGCGGGCTATGCGCTACAGCGTCTTTGCCGGTGGCAAACGGGTGCGGCCAATCCTGTGCCTGGCCGCCTGCGAGGCCATGGGCGGAGATATAGAACAGGCGTTACCTGTGGCCTGTGCCCTGGAATGTATTCATACCTATTCGCTCATTCACGATGACCTGCCGGCTATGGATGATGACGACTATCGCCGCGGGGCGCCAACCTGCCACAAGGTCTTTGGAGAGGCTATGGCCATACTGGCCGGTGACGGCCTTCTTACTTTTGCCTTTCAATTATTGTCCGGTGTCTCACATAATGCGGGGAGGCGTAAGTCCAATCCCCTCGAGGTCACCCAGGTGATAGCCCGTGCCGCCGGGGTGCACGGTATGGTGGGCGGCCAGGTGGTGGATATGGCCTCCGAAGGCAAAGACGCGGATGCCGGGACCGTCCGGTACATTCATACGCATAAGACCGCAGCCCTTATCGCCGGTTCGATTCGGGCCGGGGCCTTGATAGCGGGCGGCCGCCGGAATAAGATAAAGGCGCTGGGGCGTTATGGAGAGGCCATGGGACTGGCTTTTCAGGTAGTCGATGATATTCTGGATATCGAGGGTGATCCAAAAGAGATGGGTAAGGCTACGGGTAGTGATATAAGAAAAAAGAAGGCTACCTATCCATCTGTTTATGGGCTTGAGGAATCCAGGGGCATAGCCAGTAGGCTCGTTGAAGAGGCCATAGATAGCCTGCGTGGGTTTGGGGCCGAGGCCGAGCCCCTTCGGGCCATAGCCCACTATATTTTAGATAGAAAAAAGTGA
- the dxs gene encoding 1-deoxy-D-xylulose-5-phosphate synthase has product MAVARGMDLKQGVSQERVKTLSAKGRPIDNEKEAEVILSPILPRINSPADMKSLNENQLILLAQEIREEIIRTVSKNGGHLASSLGTVELAVALHYVFDTPRDKIIWDVGHQAYAHKLLTGRRDRFNTLRQDGGISGFLKRAESVYDTFDAGHSSTSISAALGITAAKCFKGEKARVIAVIGDGSMTAGLAFEGLNQTGHLDKNLIVILNDNEMSISKNVGALSAYLSRKLTGRTVVRFKKDVERRLKSLSGVGENIIHVLKKVEDSFKGFFTPGMLFEALRFEYIGPISGHDFGELIPILRNLEHLEGPVLVHVLTKKGKGYKPAEERPDLYHGVGPFDIETGEIQVNRNCPMSYTKVFGNTLIRLASEDKKIVAITAAMPEGTGLNDFSEKFPERFFDVGIAEQHAVTFAAGLASEGLSPVVAIYSTFLQRAYDQIAHDVCLSRLPVTFALDRGGIVGEDGPTHHGLFDFAYLRHLPNMVVMAPKDENELQHMLYTAVKHPGPAAVRYPRGAGEGIPLDQRLNIIPIGKAEVLREGDDLLILAIGVTVNMAVQAAKLLAESGISATVVNSRFVKPLDEELIISKAQRSKAVLTVEEHVLDGGFGSAILELFERRNILDKPLKRIGVPDRFVEHGSQKKLRERYGLTAESIAEAALSLLKG; this is encoded by the coding sequence ATGGCGGTAGCACGGGGGATGGATTTAAAGCAAGGTGTCTCTCAAGAGCGGGTAAAAACACTTTCCGCTAAAGGCAGGCCGATCGACAATGAAAAGGAGGCGGAAGTGATTCTATCTCCGATACTCCCTCGCATTAACAGCCCGGCAGACATGAAGTCCCTCAACGAGAATCAACTAATCCTTCTGGCCCAGGAGATAAGGGAAGAGATAATCCGAACGGTCTCCAAGAATGGCGGCCACCTGGCCTCAAGTCTTGGGACTGTGGAACTGGCCGTCGCCTTGCATTATGTCTTTGACACCCCGCGCGATAAGATCATCTGGGATGTGGGCCATCAGGCCTATGCCCACAAGCTCCTCACCGGCCGCCGGGACCGGTTTAATACACTACGCCAGGATGGAGGGATCAGCGGGTTTCTCAAGCGGGCCGAAAGCGTTTATGATACATTTGATGCCGGTCATAGCAGTACCTCCATTTCGGCGGCGTTAGGCATTACGGCGGCTAAATGCTTCAAAGGAGAAAAGGCCAGGGTTATTGCCGTCATCGGTGATGGGTCTATGACCGCCGGGCTGGCCTTCGAAGGATTGAATCAGACCGGCCACCTGGATAAGAACCTGATAGTTATCCTGAATGATAATGAGATGTCTATATCCAAAAATGTCGGGGCCCTCTCTGCGTATCTCAGCCGTAAACTTACCGGACGCACCGTGGTACGGTTTAAAAAAGACGTGGAGCGGAGGCTGAAATCACTGTCCGGGGTGGGAGAGAACATAATCCATGTCCTTAAGAAGGTAGAGGACTCGTTCAAGGGCTTTTTCACGCCGGGGATGCTCTTTGAGGCCCTGAGGTTTGAATACATCGGCCCCATTTCCGGTCATGATTTTGGAGAACTCATTCCGATCTTACGCAACCTGGAACATCTTGAGGGGCCGGTGCTGGTGCATGTATTGACGAAAAAAGGCAAAGGGTACAAACCGGCTGAGGAGAGACCGGACCTTTACCATGGCGTGGGACCTTTTGATATTGAGACCGGGGAAATTCAAGTCAACCGCAACTGTCCTATGAGTTACACCAAGGTCTTTGGAAATACGCTCATAAGACTGGCGTCTGAAGATAAAAAAATTGTGGCTATTACCGCGGCCATGCCGGAGGGCACCGGGCTGAATGATTTCTCCGAGAAATTTCCTGAGAGATTTTTTGACGTGGGTATCGCCGAACAGCATGCCGTGACTTTTGCGGCCGGATTGGCTTCTGAGGGCCTGTCGCCGGTTGTGGCTATCTATTCTACTTTTCTGCAAAGGGCCTATGACCAGATAGCCCATGACGTTTGCCTTTCCAGGTTGCCGGTAACTTTTGCCCTGGACCGGGGTGGGATTGTAGGCGAAGATGGGCCTACTCATCATGGGCTCTTCGACTTTGCTTACCTGCGGCACTTGCCTAATATGGTAGTTATGGCCCCTAAGGATGAGAATGAACTCCAGCATATGCTTTATACCGCCGTTAAACATCCGGGTCCAGCCGCCGTGCGTTACCCGAGGGGGGCCGGTGAGGGCATCCCCTTGGATCAGCGCCTGAACATCATACCGATCGGCAAGGCCGAAGTCTTGCGGGAAGGCGACGATCTTTTGATACTGGCCATCGGGGTCACGGTAAATATGGCTGTTCAAGCCGCAAAGTTACTGGCAGAATCAGGGATTAGCGCCACTGTGGTCAACTCCCGGTTTGTAAAGCCACTGGACGAGGAACTTATCATCTCAAAGGCTCAGCGAAGCAAGGCCGTGCTGACCGTAGAAGAACACGTCCTGGACGGTGGCTTCGGCAGCGCCATCCTGGAACTATTTGAACGCCGCAATATCTTGGATAAGCCCTTAAAACGGATAGGTGTTCCGGATCGTTTTGTGGAGCATGGCAGTCAAAAGAAGCTTCGCGAGAGATATGGCTTGACTGCTGAATCCATAGCTGAGGCCGCGTTATCCCTGCTGAAGGGCTAA
- a CDS encoding TlyA family RNA methyltransferase, with translation MRRLKPAATELMAERLSKHLHKQRLDKILVDQGLVSSRERARALIMAGSVLINGVPVTKAGAMVPVDASILLKEPDIPYVSRGGLKLEEAIKAFDLDVQGKVAVDVGASTGGFTDCLLKHGACRVYAIDVGYGQLDWKLRQDERVVSLERKNIRYLGPEDIGEKADIAVIDVSFISLSKVIPVVVTLLKEQAEIVALVKPQFEVGKGQVGKGGIVRDPALQAQATEKIQTVAGDIGLISIGLIESPILGAKGNREFLLYLKKGYER, from the coding sequence ATGCGCAGGCTAAAGCCTGCGGCTACAGAGCTGATGGCTGAACGCCTGTCAAAACATCTCCATAAACAGAGGCTGGATAAGATACTTGTGGATCAAGGTCTGGTTTCGAGCCGGGAGCGGGCCCGGGCTCTGATAATGGCGGGATCGGTTCTGATCAATGGAGTCCCGGTAACCAAGGCCGGGGCTATGGTGCCGGTGGATGCTTCTATCTTATTGAAAGAGCCTGACATACCTTATGTCAGCCGGGGCGGTCTGAAGTTAGAGGAGGCCATAAAGGCCTTTGATTTAGATGTCCAGGGCAAGGTGGCCGTTGACGTGGGGGCCTCGACAGGCGGTTTTACGGACTGCCTCCTGAAGCATGGGGCTTGCCGTGTTTATGCCATAGACGTGGGATATGGCCAACTCGACTGGAAGCTCAGACAGGACGAGCGCGTCGTCTCTCTGGAGCGAAAAAATATTCGTTACTTGGGGCCGGAAGACATAGGCGAAAAAGCGGACATAGCGGTCATAGATGTATCCTTTATCTCTCTGTCGAAGGTTATCCCGGTAGTCGTCACCCTGCTGAAAGAGCAGGCGGAGATAGTAGCGCTGGTCAAACCTCAGTTTGAGGTCGGAAAAGGACAGGTGGGTAAGGGGGGCATAGTCCGTGACCCGGCGCTTCAGGCGCAGGCAACTGAAAAAATACAGACAGTTGCGGGAGACATCGGCTTGATCTCCATAGGTCTTATTGAGTCGCCCATCCTGGGCGCCAAAGGCAATAGAGAATTTCTCCTGTATTTGAAGAAGGGATATGAGAGATAA